One Brumimicrobium sp. DNA window includes the following coding sequences:
- a CDS encoding flavodoxin gives MKAIIVYASLTGNTEVAANFLANCLRSLEIQVDIYECQQINPSTFLEADICIVASYTYGSAGNLPEEIHGFYDDLKSVNLKGKIYASIGTGEEDYGYFCKSADDFAQQFDNTGAISGGKILKIEGEPDIESKKELAKLAKEIVQSYQLLNK, from the coding sequence GTGAAAGCAATTATTGTATATGCTAGTTTAACAGGGAACACCGAGGTTGCAGCAAATTTCTTAGCGAATTGTTTACGTTCATTAGAAATACAAGTAGATATCTATGAATGTCAACAAATAAATCCATCAACTTTCCTTGAGGCAGATATTTGTATTGTTGCTTCTTATACTTATGGCTCAGCTGGAAACCTACCAGAAGAGATTCACGGGTTTTATGATGATTTAAAAAGTGTGAATTTAAAAGGAAAGATATACGCCTCGATTGGAACTGGAGAAGAGGATTATGGCTATTTCTGCAAATCTGCTGATGACTTTGCTCAACAATTTGATAATACAGGCGCAATAAGCGGCGGGAAAATTCTTAAAATTGAAGGAGAACCTGATATAGAAAGTAAAAAAGAATTAGCTAAATTGGCAAAAGAGATTGTTCAAAGTTATCAGTTACTTAATAAGTAA
- the trxA gene encoding thioredoxin: MFNKRNKEMPDFQSVSSDVKPVLIDFYADWCGPCQTMIPIIKEMENLYRDKLQIVKIDIETNQLISKQYSIQSVPTFILLYKNEIVWRAAGIQSRNDLRTQIDKLL; the protein is encoded by the coding sequence ATGTTCAATAAAAGAAATAAAGAAATGCCCGATTTTCAATCTGTTAGTAGTGATGTTAAGCCAGTCTTAATTGATTTTTATGCAGATTGGTGTGGACCTTGCCAGACTATGATTCCTATAATAAAAGAAATGGAGAATTTGTATCGGGATAAACTACAAATAGTTAAAATTGATATTGAGACAAATCAATTGATTTCTAAACAATATTCTATTCAGAGTGTACCAACTTTTATACTCTTATACAAGAATGAAATTGTCTGGCGTGCAGCCGGTATCCAATCTCGAAATGATTTAAGAACTCAAATTGATAAATTACTGTAA
- the rlmN gene encoding 23S rRNA (adenine(2503)-C(2))-methyltransferase RlmN, with translation MNKQKNIRDFNKEELKEILRELGEKPFRAQQIYEWLWQKNAGSFEEMTNLSKPLREKLETNFFIDKIKLEEQQISSDGTIKCAFNVGPGKVVEGVLIPTSSRMTACISSQVGCSLGCEFCATGQLKLLKNLSAGEIFDQVVYLKNLAEKKYQQNLTNIVYMGMGEPLLNYKNVLDSIDKITSEEGLGMSPKRITVSTSGISKMIKKLGADEVKFNFALSLHAANDKKRSKIMPINDTNDLASLKESLTYFHEKTGTRVTYEFIVFKDFNDSIEDAQELAEFCKIVPCKVNLIEYNPIEGVDFQRTSSEKMDAFAKYLEDKNIIVNVRRSRGKDIDAACGQLANKNQAAEQVIHKK, from the coding sequence ATGAATAAACAAAAAAATATACGAGACTTTAATAAAGAGGAACTCAAAGAAATTCTTAGAGAACTTGGAGAGAAACCTTTCCGTGCACAACAAATCTATGAATGGCTTTGGCAAAAAAATGCTGGCTCTTTTGAAGAAATGACCAATTTGAGTAAACCCCTCCGTGAGAAATTAGAAACAAATTTCTTCATTGATAAGATAAAATTAGAGGAACAGCAAATATCTTCTGACGGAACAATCAAATGTGCTTTTAACGTAGGGCCTGGCAAGGTGGTAGAAGGAGTGTTAATTCCAACCTCATCTCGTATGACAGCATGTATATCTAGTCAAGTAGGTTGTAGCTTAGGCTGTGAGTTTTGTGCTACTGGACAATTGAAGCTATTAAAGAATTTATCTGCAGGAGAGATTTTTGATCAAGTAGTATATTTAAAAAATCTAGCTGAAAAAAAATATCAACAAAACTTAACCAATATTGTATATATGGGGATGGGAGAACCTCTTCTCAATTACAAAAATGTACTAGACAGCATTGACAAAATAACTTCTGAAGAAGGTTTGGGCATGTCTCCCAAAAGAATTACAGTATCAACTTCTGGAATTTCTAAAATGATTAAGAAATTAGGGGCCGATGAAGTGAAATTTAATTTTGCTCTTTCATTACATGCAGCTAATGATAAAAAAAGAAGCAAAATAATGCCTATTAATGATACAAACGATCTAGCCTCGTTAAAAGAATCTTTAACTTATTTTCATGAAAAAACAGGTACGAGAGTCACCTATGAATTTATTGTGTTTAAAGATTTTAATGATAGTATTGAGGATGCACAAGAATTAGCCGAATTTTGTAAAATAGTTCCTTGCAAAGTAAATCTAATTGAATACAATCCTATAGAAGGAGTAGATTTTCAACGTACTAGCTCTGAAAAGATGGATGCATTTGCTAAGTATCTTGAGGATAAAAATATAATTGTAAATGTACGTCGTAGTCGCGGAAAAGACATTGATGCAGCCTGTGGACAATTAGCTAATAAGAATCAAGCTGCGGAACAAGTTATTCATAAAAAATAG
- a CDS encoding T9SS type A sorting domain-containing protein has product MKTINMLGMALVAILLTYSVSFSQSCDTLRNFIKPANNTYTTWTSNGDGLLLGQDEIFDGTDTYETDVWVEPYNIGTQSNQIRAVRMLPWKIKNASNNGKITLRVYNASGNQPGTQLYSQVVPFSSLKPEMYWSQIELTTPISVTGKFFVGYEVTFTSPVDSFALATTQPTSNFTLFHLSGPIGSYFYNQWKGVNEVYSSNGTPINSAFAFEVLLSNGTKPVADFSIDNDEVCLSGHINVDASASTGTIDTYNWLITDDDVTQFYVDFYGNAIDQVGPSQSSPQNQSLFLLVNGACHSDATGYYIKVYPDVTATVTPTDAHCGNNGSITITNASGGKPPYLYSSDGGVNTQSGNTFNLPANSYNTQVIADGNGCVYSQTVTINNVPGETLTLGATPAPICAGNQVTLTASGNGTITWYIGVTQVGTGASYTASPATTTTYDVKLTDGNGCVDSKQITVTVNPSADATFNYSSNTFCSGGSNVTPIISQSGGVFSSTSGLVFVNTATGEIDVTASADGQYTVTYTISGTCGDTKTQNITITSAPNASFTYSNNAYCQNEGTVSPIFNGGSAGLFSSTNGLNINSNTGVITTNSSVPGSYTVTNTIAASGSCPQAVETFNITINGLPAVDAGQDQTLCTYNNAIILNGTPNGGTFSGQGVTNNSFDPSIGIGTYTITYTYNDGTCENSATMTITVDGCASVDANNLNTNVTIHPNPATSHVDVVTGNLIVKELQVVTTDGKIITTDISTIDSHTIRINTSSIVKGMYIIQISTENGVLSRKVLVQ; this is encoded by the coding sequence ATGAAAACAATAAATATGCTTGGAATGGCATTAGTTGCTATTCTTTTAACCTATAGTGTCTCATTCTCACAAAGCTGTGATACGCTGAGAAACTTTATTAAACCTGCTAATAATACTTACACCACTTGGACTAGCAATGGCGATGGCTTACTCTTGGGGCAAGATGAAATCTTTGACGGAACTGACACATACGAAACTGATGTATGGGTAGAACCTTATAACATCGGTACACAATCTAACCAAATTCGTGCGGTTAGAATGTTGCCTTGGAAAATCAAAAATGCTAGTAACAATGGTAAAATAACACTTCGTGTTTATAATGCTTCAGGTAATCAACCGGGAACTCAACTATATTCTCAAGTTGTTCCTTTTAGTTCTTTGAAACCTGAAATGTATTGGAGTCAAATAGAATTAACAACTCCTATATCAGTCACAGGTAAATTTTTTGTAGGGTATGAAGTAACTTTCACCTCGCCTGTTGATTCTTTTGCTTTAGCAACAACTCAGCCTACTTCTAATTTTACATTATTCCATTTATCAGGTCCTATAGGTTCATACTTTTACAATCAATGGAAAGGCGTGAATGAGGTTTATTCTTCAAACGGCACTCCAATTAATAGTGCTTTCGCATTTGAAGTATTATTATCAAATGGAACAAAACCCGTTGCTGACTTTAGTATAGATAATGACGAGGTATGTCTAAGTGGACATATTAATGTGGACGCTTCTGCTTCAACTGGAACTATTGACACCTATAATTGGTTGATTACTGATGATGATGTCACACAATTCTATGTGGATTTCTATGGTAACGCAATCGATCAGGTTGGACCTAGTCAAAGTTCTCCTCAAAATCAGTCACTTTTTTTACTTGTCAATGGAGCATGCCATTCAGATGCAACTGGTTACTATATTAAGGTTTATCCGGATGTAACTGCAACAGTTACCCCAACCGATGCTCATTGTGGAAATAATGGGTCGATTACTATAACCAACGCTTCTGGAGGAAAACCTCCTTATTTATATTCTTCTGATGGAGGTGTGAATACACAGTCAGGTAACACATTTAACTTACCTGCTAATTCATATAATACACAAGTCATAGCTGATGGTAATGGTTGCGTTTATTCTCAAACTGTTACTATTAACAATGTTCCAGGAGAAACTTTAACACTTGGTGCAACGCCAGCTCCTATTTGTGCCGGAAATCAAGTTACATTAACCGCTTCTGGTAATGGAACAATCACTTGGTATATTGGGGTAACTCAAGTAGGGACAGGTGCTTCTTATACAGCTTCTCCTGCCACAACTACAACTTATGATGTGAAACTAACAGATGGAAATGGTTGCGTAGATTCAAAACAAATTACAGTTACTGTAAATCCTTCAGCAGATGCAACATTTAATTACAGTTCTAATACATTTTGCAGTGGTGGAAGTAATGTAACTCCAATAATTTCACAATCTGGTGGAGTATTCTCTTCTACTTCAGGACTCGTATTTGTAAATACGGCTACTGGTGAAATTGATGTAACAGCTAGTGCTGATGGTCAGTATACTGTTACTTATACCATTAGTGGAACATGTGGTGATACTAAAACACAAAATATCACTATTACATCTGCTCCTAATGCATCATTTACTTATTCAAACAATGCGTATTGTCAAAATGAAGGAACAGTGAGTCCTATTTTCAACGGAGGAAGTGCGGGTTTATTTAGCTCTACAAATGGTTTAAATATCAATAGTAATACTGGTGTAATTACAACTAATTCTAGTGTTCCAGGTTCATATACTGTAACTAATACAATCGCAGCATCAGGTTCATGTCCACAAGCAGTAGAAACATTTAACATTACAATAAACGGATTACCAGCTGTGGATGCAGGACAAGATCAAACATTATGTACTTATAATAATGCAATTATACTTAATGGTACACCAAATGGAGGAACTTTCTCAGGGCAAGGGGTTACTAATAATAGTTTTGATCCATCCATTGGTATAGGAACATACACTATCACCTATACATATAATGATGGTACTTGCGAAAATTCTGCTACTATGACTATTACAGTAGATGGTTGTGCTTCTGTAGATGCAAATAATTTAAATACAAATGTGACTATTCATCCTAACCCTGCGACAAGTCATGTAGATGTTGTAACAGGTAATCTTATTGTTAAAGAACTTCAAGTAGTTACAACAGATGGAAAAATCATTACTACTGATATCTCGACAATAGATAGTCATACTATTCGAATCAATACTTCTTCTATAGTAAAAGGGATGTATATCATCCAAATCTCAACAGAGAATGGAGTATTATCTAGAAAAGTATTAGTTCAATAA
- the gldA gene encoding gliding motility-associated ABC transporter ATP-binding subunit GldA, which yields MSISVKYLTKIYGEQVAVNNISFEAKKGEILGFLGPNGAGKSTTMKIITGFIPATEGDVEVCGIDIKKEPLKARDKIGYLPEHNPIYLDMYVKEYLKFVGKIYKIKDIDKRVEEVIDLVGLQKEQHKIIGALSKGYRQRVGLAQAIIHDPEVLILDEPTSGLDPNQLVEIRGLIKKIGKEKTVMLSTHIMQEVEAVCDRVIIINNGNLVANAKTEELESGGNEQVVYVEFEEQVARNRLAKVPHIMQVEALSDNTFVVKTSAEIDLRKVIAEFAKEENNLILTIRKEEKSLEEVFKEYTKK from the coding sequence ATGTCAATTTCTGTTAAATATCTTACTAAAATCTATGGAGAGCAAGTTGCCGTAAATAACATTTCATTTGAAGCTAAAAAGGGTGAAATATTAGGTTTCTTAGGACCTAATGGTGCTGGTAAATCTACCACTATGAAAATAATTACAGGTTTTATACCTGCAACGGAAGGAGATGTAGAGGTATGTGGTATTGACATAAAGAAGGAACCTCTGAAAGCAAGAGATAAGATTGGATATTTACCCGAACATAATCCTATTTATTTGGATATGTATGTAAAAGAATATTTGAAGTTTGTAGGGAAAATATACAAGATAAAGGATATCGATAAAAGAGTTGAAGAGGTTATTGATTTAGTAGGTTTACAAAAAGAGCAACATAAAATAATTGGTGCTTTATCCAAAGGATACCGACAACGTGTAGGACTGGCTCAAGCAATTATTCATGATCCGGAAGTATTGATCTTAGATGAGCCAACATCAGGATTAGATCCCAACCAGTTAGTAGAGATTCGTGGATTAATTAAAAAAATAGGAAAAGAAAAAACAGTGATGCTTTCTACTCATATTATGCAGGAAGTAGAAGCTGTGTGTGATAGAGTTATCATCATAAATAATGGGAATCTGGTTGCCAATGCTAAGACAGAAGAACTAGAATCTGGTGGAAATGAGCAAGTGGTATATGTTGAGTTTGAAGAGCAGGTGGCTCGTAACCGATTGGCTAAGGTTCCCCACATCATGCAAGTGGAAGCCCTTAGTGATAATACATTTGTTGTAAAAACATCTGCTGAGATAGATCTTCGAAAAGTGATAGCCGAATTTGCGAAAGAAGAAAATAATCTTATATTAACTATTCGTAAAGAAGAAAAGTCACTAGAGGAAGTATTTAAGGAATACACTAAAAAATAA